A stretch of the Nosocomiicoccus ampullae genome encodes the following:
- the sdhB gene encoding succinate dehydrogenase iron-sulfur subunit, with amino-acid sequence MAKETIKLKIKRQENPESQSYWEDFEIPYRPNMNVISALMEIQRNPVNAKGEKTTPVTWDMSCLEEVCGACSMVINGNARQSCTALIDQYTQPITLEPMSTFPIVRDLQVDRSRMFDSLKRVKAWVPIDGTYDLGAGPRMPEKQRQAAYELSKCMTCGVCLEVCPNVNDKSDFIGAAPISQVRLFNLHPTGRMNKDERLDALMGKGGVSECGMAQNCVKACPKGIPLTTSIASMQRETTFHMFKSFFGSDHEVE; translated from the coding sequence ATGGCAAAAGAAACAATTAAATTAAAAATAAAACGCCAAGAAAACCCAGAATCACAAAGTTACTGGGAAGACTTTGAAATTCCTTACAGACCGAATATGAACGTCATCAGTGCGCTTATGGAGATTCAAAGAAATCCAGTAAATGCTAAAGGAGAAAAAACAACACCTGTTACTTGGGACATGAGTTGTCTTGAAGAAGTATGTGGTGCGTGTTCAATGGTCATAAACGGTAATGCGCGTCAATCATGTACAGCATTAATCGATCAGTATACTCAACCAATCACGTTAGAACCGATGAGCACATTCCCAATTGTAAGAGACTTACAAGTAGACCGCTCACGTATGTTTGATAGCTTAAAACGTGTGAAAGCTTGGGTACCAATCGACGGTACATATGACTTAGGTGCAGGACCTCGTATGCCTGAAAAACAACGTCAAGCTGCTTATGAATTATCTAAATGTATGACGTGTGGTGTATGTTTAGAAGTATGTCCAAACGTTAATGATAAGTCTGACTTTATTGGTGCAGCACCAATTTCACAAGTTCGTTTATTTAACTTACATCCAACAGGTCGTATGAATAAAGACGAAAGATTAGATGCCCTTATGGGTAAAGGTGGAGTATCAGAATGTGGTATGGCACAAAACTGTGTAAAAGCTTGTCCTAAAGGTATTCCATTAACAACTTCAATCGCTTCTATGCAAAGAGAGACAACATTCCATATGTTTAAATCATTCTTTGGTAGTGATCACGAAGTAGAATAA
- the sdhA gene encoding succinate dehydrogenase flavoprotein subunit, whose protein sequence is MANNKVIVVGGGLAGLMATIKAAESGAQVDLFSIVPVKRSHSVCAQGGINGAVNTKGEGDSPYKHFDDTVYGGDFLANQPPVKAMTEAAPKIIHLLDRMGVMFSRTPEGLLDFRRFGGTLYHRTAFAGATTGQQLLYALDEQVRKFEVEGLVNKFEGWEFLGIVKDSEGRARGITAQNIKSGEIKSFGGDAVIMATGGPGIIFGKSTNSMINTGSAASIVYQQGAIYANGEFIQIHPTAIPGDDKLRLMSESARGEGGRIWTYKDGKPWYFLEEKYPNYGNLVPRDIATREIFDVCVNQKLGINGENMVYLDLSHKDPHELDVKLGGIIEIYEKFTGDDPRKVPMKIFPAVHYSMGGLYVDYDQMTNIPGLFAAGECDYSQHGANRLGANSLLSAIYGGMVAGPNAIEYVNSLEKTYEDVDASIYDEAVKHEEDRWHNILNMKGEENAYQLHRELGELMTHNVTVVRENEKLVETDKEIVKLMERYHNINMDDTKQWSNQAAFFTRQLWNMLVLARVITIGALNRNESRGAHYKPEFPDRNDEEWLKTTKAHYEGPTEAPRFEYEDVDVSLIEPRVRDYTK, encoded by the coding sequence ATGGCAAATAATAAAGTTATCGTTGTCGGTGGAGGACTTGCAGGTCTTATGGCAACGATAAAAGCAGCGGAAAGTGGTGCACAGGTCGATCTATTTTCAATCGTTCCAGTAAAACGATCTCACTCAGTATGTGCACAAGGTGGAATTAACGGTGCCGTCAATACTAAAGGTGAAGGTGACTCACCATATAAACACTTTGACGATACAGTTTATGGTGGGGACTTTTTAGCAAACCAACCGCCTGTAAAAGCTATGACAGAAGCAGCACCAAAAATTATTCACTTACTTGATCGTATGGGAGTTATGTTCAGTCGTACGCCAGAAGGTTTACTTGACTTCCGTCGTTTCGGTGGAACACTTTATCACCGTACTGCATTTGCTGGTGCAACGACTGGTCAACAATTACTGTACGCACTTGATGAGCAAGTAAGAAAGTTTGAAGTTGAAGGTTTAGTTAATAAATTTGAAGGATGGGAATTCCTAGGAATTGTTAAAGATTCTGAAGGACGTGCGAGAGGAATTACAGCTCAAAATATTAAATCAGGTGAAATTAAATCATTTGGTGGAGACGCTGTAATTATGGCAACTGGTGGACCTGGTATCATCTTTGGTAAGTCTACAAACTCAATGATCAATACAGGTTCAGCAGCATCAATCGTTTATCAACAAGGTGCAATTTACGCGAACGGTGAATTTATCCAAATTCACCCAACAGCAATTCCTGGGGACGACAAGCTACGTCTTATGAGTGAATCTGCACGTGGTGAAGGTGGACGTATTTGGACATATAAAGACGGTAAACCTTGGTATTTCTTAGAGGAAAAATATCCAAACTATGGTAACTTAGTACCGCGTGACATCGCAACTCGTGAAATCTTCGATGTATGTGTGAATCAAAAATTAGGTATTAACGGTGAAAACATGGTTTACCTTGATTTATCTCACAAAGATCCACATGAGTTAGATGTTAAATTAGGTGGAATTATTGAAATTTACGAGAAATTTACTGGGGATGACCCACGTAAAGTTCCGATGAAGATCTTCCCAGCAGTTCACTATTCAATGGGTGGATTATACGTAGATTACGATCAAATGACAAATATTCCTGGACTATTTGCTGCAGGTGAGTGTGATTATTCACAACACGGTGCAAACAGACTAGGTGCAAACTCATTACTATCAGCAATCTACGGTGGTATGGTCGCAGGACCAAATGCTATTGAATATGTAAACTCTTTAGAAAAAACATATGAAGATGTTGACGCTTCTATCTACGACGAGGCAGTTAAGCACGAAGAAGATCGTTGGCACAATATCTTAAATATGAAAGGTGAAGAGAACGCATATCAACTACACCGTGAACTTGGTGAGTTAATGACACACAACGTAACAGTTGTACGTGAAAATGAAAAATTAGTAGAAACTGATAAAGAAATCGTTAAACTCATGGAAAGATATCATAATATCAACATGGACGATACAAAACAGTGGAGCAACCAAGCAGCGTTCTTCACTCGACAATTATGGAACATGCTCGTGTTAGCGCGTGTAATCACAATCGGTGCATTAAACCGTAACGAATCACGTGGTGCACACTACAAACCAGAATTCCCTGACCGTAACGACGAAGAGTGGCTAAAAACTACGAAAGCTCACTATGAAGGACCTACAGAAGCCCCTCGTTTTGAGTATGAAGATGTAGATGTTAGTTTAATCGAACCACGCGTACGTGACTATACGAAGTAA
- a CDS encoding succinate dehydrogenase cytochrome b558 subunit, which produces MSKQDSSYFVRRLHSLLGVIPLGVFLVQHLVINNFATRGPEAFNTAAGVMGNLPFVLVLETFVIYLPILFHGIYGVYIAFTAKNNVGRYGTYRNWMFLLQRITGILAFVFIAIHVYQTRFQVLFGAEVNFDMMADILENPFWFVFYVIGVLSVVFHFANGLWSFMITWGITQSPKSQQVMSYVAIIVFVIVGFIGVQTLFAFI; this is translated from the coding sequence GTGTCTAAACAAGATTCGAGCTATTTTGTGAGAAGATTGCATTCATTGCTTGGTGTTATACCACTAGGTGTATTCTTAGTCCAACACTTAGTGATTAACAACTTTGCGACACGAGGACCAGAAGCGTTCAACACAGCGGCTGGTGTCATGGGTAACTTACCATTTGTTTTAGTATTAGAAACATTTGTAATTTACTTACCAATTTTATTCCACGGAATTTATGGGGTTTACATCGCATTTACGGCTAAAAACAACGTCGGACGTTACGGTACATATAGAAACTGGATGTTCTTACTCCAAAGAATTACAGGTATTCTTGCTTTTGTATTCATTGCGATACACGTGTACCAAACACGTTTCCAAGTATTGTTCGGTGCAGAAGTTAACTTTGACATGATGGCTGATATTCTAGAAAATCCATTCTGGTTTGTATTTTACGTAATTGGAGTACTTTCAGTAGTATTCCACTTTGCGAACGGATTATGGTCATTTATGATTACTTGGGGTATTACGCAATCTCCTAAATCACAACAAGTGATGAGCTACGTAGCAATTATCGTATTTGTTATCGTTGGATTTATCGGAGTTCAAACATTATTCGCATTTATTTAA
- the uvrC gene encoding excinuclease ABC subunit UvrC, translated as MTDNSQLRLKLSVLPKEPGCYLMKNKNDVIIYVGKAKNLRNRVRSYFTGAHDEKTMRLVSDIVDFDFVVTDSEVESLLLENTLIKKHQPRYNILLKDDKSYPFIKITKEKHPRLLVTRTVKPSNGTYFGPYPNAYSAHETKRLLDRIYPLRKCDTMPDRLCLYYHIGQCLGPCVYEVTQKQNQEMIQGITNFLSGDTKSVVDELTNKMNKAAEELEFERAKEYRDLIHHINATMEKQNMLTSDMTARDSFGYFTYNGWMSISVLLVRNGKLIEKKAEMFAMNDTVEEEFNRFVYQFYELDSNLKPKEVHLPVAINPSILKEALPMKVITPKRGSKREMVDLANKNAEIAIKNRFEIIARDEARTVEAIDTLGDVLNIEAPRHIEAFDNSNIQGADPVSAMVTFIDGKPDKKSYRKYKIKTVEGPDDYESMREVIRRRYSRVLREGSPLPDLIIVDGGIGQMNAAKSILKDELGVFIPVAGVKKDDKHNTAELLYGDNAEIVPLKKNSQTFYLLQRIQDEVHRFAISFHRNTRKKSAFRSALDDIEGLGPKRKQSILRAFGSVENIKTKSVEDFKRIGIPENVAERIVEKLQNNK; from the coding sequence ATGACAGACAACTCACAATTACGACTAAAACTTTCGGTTTTACCAAAAGAACCTGGTTGTTATTTAATGAAAAATAAAAACGATGTAATTATATATGTCGGTAAAGCTAAAAATTTAAGAAATCGAGTAAGATCATATTTTACCGGTGCTCACGATGAAAAAACGATGAGACTTGTAAGTGATATCGTCGATTTTGATTTTGTTGTTACTGACTCTGAAGTTGAGTCACTATTACTTGAAAATACACTCATTAAAAAACATCAGCCAAGGTATAACATCCTTTTAAAGGACGATAAAAGCTATCCGTTTATAAAAATTACAAAAGAAAAGCATCCGAGATTACTTGTGACACGTACTGTTAAGCCAAGTAATGGAACATATTTTGGACCTTATCCAAACGCATATAGTGCTCACGAGACAAAACGTCTTCTTGACCGTATTTATCCGTTAAGAAAATGTGATACAATGCCAGACCGTTTATGTCTTTATTATCATATTGGTCAATGCTTAGGGCCCTGTGTGTACGAGGTCACTCAAAAACAAAATCAAGAAATGATTCAAGGAATTACGAACTTTTTAAGCGGTGATACGAAATCTGTCGTTGATGAATTAACGAATAAAATGAATAAAGCAGCTGAAGAGTTAGAGTTTGAGCGTGCCAAAGAATACCGTGATTTAATTCATCATATAAATGCAACGATGGAAAAACAAAATATGTTAACAAGCGATATGACAGCTCGAGACTCATTTGGCTATTTTACTTATAATGGCTGGATGTCCATTAGTGTTTTACTTGTACGGAATGGTAAATTGATTGAGAAAAAAGCAGAAATGTTTGCGATGAATGACACCGTCGAAGAAGAATTTAACCGTTTTGTATATCAGTTTTATGAGTTAGATTCTAACTTGAAGCCAAAAGAAGTTCATTTACCAGTAGCAATTAACCCGTCAATCTTAAAAGAAGCGCTACCGATGAAAGTTATCACACCAAAACGCGGGAGTAAACGAGAAATGGTAGATCTTGCTAATAAAAATGCTGAAATTGCAATTAAAAACCGCTTTGAAATTATTGCTAGAGACGAAGCGCGAACGGTTGAGGCAATTGATACGCTCGGTGACGTATTAAACATCGAAGCACCAAGACATATCGAAGCGTTTGATAACTCGAATATTCAAGGTGCAGATCCCGTTAGTGCGATGGTCACATTTATTGATGGTAAACCAGATAAAAAATCATACCGAAAATATAAAATTAAAACTGTCGAAGGACCGGACGACTATGAATCGATGCGAGAAGTCATCAGACGTCGTTATAGCCGTGTATTACGTGAAGGCTCTCCGCTTCCAGATCTTATTATTGTCGATGGTGGAATTGGTCAAATGAATGCTGCAAAAAGTATTTTAAAAGATGAACTGGGAGTTTTTATCCCCGTAGCAGGAGTTAAAAAAGACGATAAGCATAATACAGCAGAATTATTGTATGGTGATAATGCTGAAATTGTTCCCCTTAAGAAAAACTCACAAACATTTTATTTACTCCAAAGAATACAAGATGAAGTCCATAGGTTTGCGATATCATTTCATAGAAATACGCGTAAGAAATCAGCATTTCGCTCAGCGCTAGATGATATTGAAGGTTTAGGACCAAAACGTAAACAATCGATATTACGAGCATTTGGATCTGTTGAAAATATAAAAACTAAATCAGTTGAAGACTTTAAAAGAATTGGAATTCCTGAAAACGTCGCTGAAAGAATCGTTGAAAAACTTCAGAATAATAAGTGA
- the trxA gene encoding thioredoxin encodes MAIIEANDAEFKETISEGVKLVDFWAPWCGPCKMIAPVLEEVATEVEGKADIVKVNVDENQATAADYGVMSIPTLILMKDGEEVDKVVGFQPKEQLVSLIEKHI; translated from the coding sequence ATGGCAATTATTGAAGCAAATGATGCAGAATTTAAAGAAACAATTAGTGAAGGTGTAAAACTTGTTGACTTTTGGGCACCATGGTGTGGACCTTGTAAAATGATTGCACCTGTATTAGAAGAAGTAGCAACTGAGGTTGAAGGTAAAGCGGACATCGTTAAAGTTAACGTTGACGAAAACCAAGCAACAGCTGCTGACTATGGTGTAATGTCAATTCCAACACTTATCTTAATGAAAGACGGAGAAGAAGTTGACAAAGTTGTAGGTTTCCAACCGAAAGAACAACTTGTTTCTTTAATCGAAAAACATATCTAA
- a CDS encoding endonuclease MutS2 — protein sequence MNKRSIRALEYNKILERVKDYAVSDKTKSKISVDLFETSPEVVKRNLSETDDILTILRHQHLEMAGITDIKGFVKRAQIGSVLTVSEFLKIKGMLNRKDMLIDTVEAFKEDDIELSSIEVYTNELPEDKALYKEINSTVDENGVLDHASNELLKIRRQINREESSIRTRLNDILRRSSKHLSDSIITMRNNRYVLPVKADSQSSVKGIVHDVSATGQTVYIEPMAIVELSNKISRLREKENVEVEKILAELTNRAVAEGEELLRIDDILHTLDLIHAKAKYGNSIKGTIPRVDRDIDFHLSQAYHPLIDIDEVVKNDVFIDDLSVIITGPNTGGKTVTIKTIGLCVLMAQSGIPIPAMDGSRLPIFDNVYADIGDEQSIEQSLSTFSSHLTNISHILNVATKDSLVILDELGAGTDPEEGAALAISILEFLLNQNIRTIATTHYKELKSFSYSRDDVINASMEFDVDTLSPTYRLMMGIPGKSNAFKISEKLGLEESVIRRAEELSGRDNYEINEMISSLESHTKEARENERQTHELLENTKALYKELNSYLKDYENQKERLVEAAEEKANRIIKASEDKASRIIEELELMKELGVDHIESHKLIDAKKELTDSYYEKDIKKDVKSDDTSTLEIGDSVDVLSYGQKGEVIDIEGDEISVQMGIIKMKVPRNELKKRKEKKQKPVVSRRVRSQSVSSSLDLRGERYEDAVIRLDRYLDQVVLSNLNEVEIIHGKGTGALKEAVEKTLKKHSKVKSFRQGMPNEGGFGVTIVTMK from the coding sequence ATGAATAAGCGTTCAATTCGCGCACTAGAATATAATAAAATACTCGAGCGTGTGAAAGACTATGCAGTGAGTGATAAGACAAAAAGTAAAATATCTGTCGATTTATTTGAAACATCACCTGAAGTCGTTAAAAGAAATTTAAGCGAAACAGATGATATTTTAACGATTCTTAGACACCAACATTTAGAGATGGCAGGCATTACGGATATTAAAGGATTCGTTAAGCGTGCACAAATCGGTAGCGTATTAACAGTTAGCGAATTTCTAAAAATTAAAGGTATGTTAAATCGTAAAGATATGCTGATTGATACGGTTGAAGCATTTAAAGAAGATGACATAGAACTTTCATCGATTGAAGTATATACAAACGAACTTCCTGAAGATAAAGCACTCTATAAAGAAATTAATAGTACAGTAGACGAAAATGGTGTACTCGATCACGCATCTAACGAGTTGTTAAAAATTAGACGACAAATAAATCGTGAAGAAAGTTCGATTCGTACGAGACTAAACGATATTTTAAGACGTTCGAGTAAACATTTAAGTGATTCAATTATTACGATGAGAAATAACAGATACGTATTACCTGTTAAAGCAGACTCACAAAGTTCAGTCAAAGGGATTGTCCATGACGTGAGTGCGACTGGACAAACGGTGTATATCGAACCGATGGCAATTGTCGAATTATCAAATAAGATTTCTAGATTAAGAGAGAAAGAAAACGTAGAAGTTGAAAAGATTCTAGCAGAACTGACAAACCGTGCCGTTGCTGAAGGAGAAGAATTATTACGTATTGACGATATACTACACACTCTCGATTTAATTCACGCAAAAGCAAAATACGGTAATTCGATTAAAGGGACAATACCAAGAGTCGATAGAGATATAGATTTTCATCTATCACAAGCGTATCACCCGCTAATCGATATCGATGAAGTTGTTAAAAATGATGTATTTATCGATGACTTATCTGTTATTATTACTGGACCGAATACCGGTGGTAAAACAGTGACAATTAAAACTATTGGTTTATGTGTCTTAATGGCACAAAGTGGTATTCCAATTCCAGCTATGGACGGATCAAGACTGCCGATATTTGATAACGTCTATGCAGATATTGGAGACGAGCAATCGATTGAACAGTCACTCTCGACATTCTCTAGTCATTTAACAAATATTAGTCATATATTAAACGTCGCGACAAAAGATAGTTTAGTCATACTAGATGAGTTAGGTGCAGGCACAGATCCTGAAGAAGGTGCAGCTCTTGCGATTAGTATATTAGAATTCTTGTTAAACCAAAATATACGTACAATCGCAACGACTCACTATAAAGAGCTTAAATCATTTTCATATAGCCGTGATGACGTTATAAATGCTTCTATGGAATTTGACGTCGATACGTTATCTCCAACATATAGACTGATGATGGGGATACCAGGTAAGTCTAACGCGTTTAAAATCTCTGAAAAACTTGGCTTGGAAGAGTCTGTAATTAGACGAGCGGAAGAACTGTCTGGTAGAGATAATTATGAAATTAATGAGATGATATCATCGCTAGAATCTCATACGAAAGAAGCGAGAGAAAATGAAAGACAAACGCACGAGTTACTCGAAAATACTAAAGCATTATATAAAGAGTTAAATAGTTACTTAAAAGATTATGAAAATCAAAAAGAACGCCTAGTTGAAGCGGCTGAAGAAAAAGCAAATCGTATTATTAAAGCATCAGAAGATAAAGCATCTCGCATCATTGAGGAATTAGAATTAATGAAAGAACTCGGTGTCGACCATATCGAGTCACATAAACTCATTGACGCTAAAAAAGAATTAACAGATAGTTATTACGAAAAAGATATTAAAAAAGACGTAAAATCTGACGATACGTCAACATTAGAAATTGGAGATTCTGTTGATGTACTATCATACGGTCAAAAAGGTGAAGTCATCGATATTGAAGGTGACGAAATCTCTGTGCAAATGGGTATTATAAAAATGAAAGTCCCACGTAATGAGTTAAAGAAACGTAAAGAGAAAAAGCAAAAACCGGTGGTCTCTAGACGTGTCAGAAGTCAAAGTGTTTCATCGAGTTTAGATTTACGTGGTGAGAGATATGAAGACGCTGTGATACGTTTAGACAGATATTTAGACCAAGTTGTTTTATCGAATTTAAATGAAGTAGAAATTATTCATGGTAAAGGAACCGGAGCTTTAAAAGAAGCGGTAGAGAAAACGCTAAAAAAGCATAGTAAAGTAAAATCATTTAGACAAGGGATGCCAAATGAGGGCGGATTTGGTGTAACCATTGTTACAATGAAGTAG
- the polX gene encoding DNA polymerase/3'-5' exonuclease PolX codes for MTKKDIIRLLEDIATYLELNLENGFRVSAYRKAAAALERDQRSLSEIESFSDIKGIGKGTREVIEEYIEAGESSLLNELKEETPVGLTYMTKIPGLGAKRVAKIYKTTGISTLDELENFLREGKLQKLPGFGKKTEENILNGLLELSDVKRYPINTVIHISETIEEFLNNLDYIETFDIAGSARRLAETSGDIDFIVKTNEAEQFIKDIETASFFKSFIAKGEKKTSIMYEEGLTKIQVDFRLVSGDEYYSTLQHFTGSKEHNVRLRQIAKERNEKINEYGVEHDGEVITFKSEAEFYNHFDLPFYPPAMRENGSEIDIDISNIVTLDDIKGDIHMHTTYSDGAYNIREMVEACIERGYEYIVITDHSKNLSVANGLSDERLLKQIEEIRKINDEYNEIDVYAGTEMDILADGTLDYSDDILKELDYVIASIHSNFNQTAEEIMHRLKSAMENPYVRHIAHPTGRLIGRREGYKVDIEALLKLAKETNTILEVNANPQRLDLSSDVIYGKDVMLTVNTDAHHIDHLEFMKYGIATLQKGLINKAQVLNTKTRKEFKQFIEDGK; via the coding sequence ATGACGAAAAAGGACATTATCCGACTACTCGAAGATATCGCTACATATTTAGAATTAAATTTAGAAAACGGATTTAGAGTTTCTGCCTATAGAAAAGCAGCAGCGGCACTAGAAAGAGATCAGCGTTCGTTATCAGAAATTGAAAGTTTTTCTGATATTAAAGGAATCGGTAAAGGAACGAGAGAAGTAATTGAGGAATATATAGAAGCAGGGGAAAGTAGCCTTTTAAATGAGTTAAAAGAAGAAACACCCGTTGGACTCACCTATATGACAAAAATACCTGGACTCGGCGCGAAAAGAGTAGCAAAGATATATAAAACCACTGGAATCAGTACGTTAGACGAATTAGAAAATTTTTTACGTGAAGGTAAACTTCAAAAGTTACCTGGTTTTGGTAAGAAAACTGAAGAAAATATATTAAATGGTTTACTAGAGTTAAGTGATGTTAAACGTTACCCAATTAATACTGTAATTCATATTAGTGAAACAATTGAAGAATTTTTAAATAATCTAGATTATATTGAAACGTTCGACATTGCTGGGAGTGCAAGACGTTTAGCCGAAACGAGTGGAGATATTGACTTTATTGTTAAAACAAATGAGGCAGAGCAGTTTATAAAAGATATTGAAACCGCTAGTTTTTTTAAGTCATTTATTGCTAAAGGTGAAAAGAAAACGTCTATTATGTACGAAGAAGGACTCACAAAGATTCAAGTCGATTTTCGTTTAGTAAGTGGTGATGAGTATTATTCAACACTTCAACACTTTACTGGAAGTAAAGAACATAACGTAAGGCTGCGTCAGATTGCTAAAGAAAGAAATGAAAAAATTAACGAGTACGGTGTTGAACATGACGGAGAAGTTATCACGTTCAAAAGTGAAGCGGAATTTTATAATCATTTTGATTTACCATTTTACCCACCAGCAATGCGTGAAAATGGCAGTGAAATTGATATAGATATAAGTAATATTGTCACACTTGACGATATTAAAGGCGACATCCATATGCATACGACATATAGTGATGGTGCATATAATATTCGAGAAATGGTTGAAGCATGTATTGAACGTGGATATGAGTATATAGTGATTACTGATCACTCAAAAAATCTATCCGTTGCTAATGGCTTAAGTGACGAGAGATTGCTAAAACAAATTGAAGAAATTCGTAAAATTAATGATGAATATAATGAAATCGATGTATATGCAGGGACAGAAATGGATATTTTAGCCGATGGTACTCTAGATTACTCTGATGATATACTTAAAGAGTTAGATTACGTTATCGCGAGTATCCATTCAAACTTTAATCAAACGGCTGAAGAAATTATGCATCGTTTAAAATCAGCGATGGAAAATCCGTATGTCAGACATATTGCACATCCAACAGGCCGATTAATTGGTCGACGTGAGGGATACAAAGTAGACATCGAAGCTTTACTTAAACTCGCAAAAGAGACAAATACAATATTAGAAGTTAATGCAAATCCGCAGCGTTTAGACTTATCAAGTGACGTTATTTACGGTAAAGACGTAATGTTAACAGTAAATACAGATGCCCACCACATAGATCATTTAGAATTTATGAAGTATGGTATCGCGACACTACAAAAAGGTCTAATCAATAAAGCACAAGTATTAAATACAAAAACTAGAAAAGAGTTTAAACAATTTATAGAAGATGGTAAGTGA
- a CDS encoding CvpA family protein: MTLLILILIILSGIVGFRRGGLLQLLHFLGTVSALVIARLNYETLGNKLELIMPYPSSVSEVENVVLPTIQDLEQAYYYMSAFLFIFIVSKLIIQIIVSVFDFVNQIIFERKRSKIIGTIIGVIECVYVLAVIMFFLATVPSTGLQEEISNSQLATFIMDHTLIISDKLKDWSQI; this comes from the coding sequence ATGACACTACTTATATTAATACTTATTATCCTAAGTGGAATCGTCGGTTTTAGACGTGGCGGATTATTACAGTTATTACACTTTCTTGGCACAGTATCAGCATTGGTAATCGCAAGACTGAACTATGAAACGCTCGGAAATAAACTAGAATTAATCATGCCATATCCGTCGAGTGTATCTGAAGTAGAGAATGTCGTTTTACCAACTATTCAAGATTTAGAACAAGCATATTACTATATGTCTGCTTTTTTATTCATTTTTATCGTCTCTAAATTAATTATTCAAATCATCGTTAGCGTATTTGACTTTGTCAATCAAATTATATTTGAGAGAAAGCGTAGTAAAATTATCGGTACGATTATTGGAGTAATTGAATGTGTTTATGTACTCGCAGTTATTATGTTCTTTTTAGCAACAGTACCGTCTACCGGTTTACAAGAAGAAATCTCAAATTCTCAACTAGCAACGTTTATAATGGATCATACGCTAATTATTTCTGACAAGTTAAAAGACTGGTCACAAATATAA
- the zapA gene encoding cell division protein ZapA, whose product MNNKKNRVSVKIYNSEYTLVGSNDKEYLEYVADAVDDKLCEVARMNAGLDLHRKAVLTCVNLMDEYIQLEEKYDKVLKELKELKE is encoded by the coding sequence ATGAACAATAAAAAGAATAGAGTATCTGTAAAAATTTACAATAGTGAATACACTTTAGTTGGTTCAAACGATAAAGAATATTTAGAGTATGTTGCTGATGCGGTAGATGATAAGTTGTGTGAAGTTGCGCGTATGAATGCTGGACTTGACCTACATCGTAAGGCAGTATTAACATGCGTGAATTTAATGGATGAGTATATTCAGCTCGAAGAAAAGTATGATAAAGTATTAAAAGAACTAAAAGAGCTAAAGGAGTAG